Within Nocardia terpenica, the genomic segment CACTTCCGCGTCCCAGATGGCGCGCATCTCGGCGGCCGACTTCAGGTAGTAGCCGGAGCCGTCGAACTTGAACCGGGTCGGGTCGGAGAGTGTCTTGCCGGTCTGAATGCACAGCAGCGCCTCGTGATTGGCGGCGTCGGACTCGTGCACGTAGTGGCAGTCGTTGGTGGCCAGCGGCGGGATGCCGAGCTTGCGGCCGACCTCGAGCAGGCCCTCGCGGACCCGGCGCTCGATGGACAGGCCGTGGTCCATGATCTCCAGGAAGAAGTTGTCCTTGCCGAAGATCTCCTGCCACTTGGCGGCGGCCTCCAGCGCCTCGCGGTCGTGGCCCAGGCGCAGCCGGGTCTGCACCTCGCCCGACGGGCAGCCGGTGGTGGCGATGATGCCCTCGGCGTGCTCGGCGATGATCTCCGCGTCCATGCGCGACCACTTGCCGAGCTGGCCCTCGATGGAGGCGAGCGAGGACAGCGTGAACAGATTCTTCAGGCCGGTCGCGTTCTCGGCGACCATCGTCATGTGGGTGTAGGCGCCGGAGCCGGAGACGTCGTCGCCCTTCTGGCTGGGCTCGCCCCACTGGATGCGCTTGGTGTTGAACCGGGACTCGGGCGCGATGTACGCCTCGATGCCGATGATCGGCTTGATGCCCTGCTTCTTCGCGGAGTTGTAGAACTCCGACGCGCCGAACATATTGCCGTGGTCGGTCATGCCGACCGCGCTCATGCCCAGCCGCTCGGCCTCCTTGAACAGCGGCGTGATCTTCGCCGCGCCGTCGAGCATCGAGTACTCGGTGTGGTTGTGGAGGTGAACGAAGCCCGATGATCCCGACGCGACTGACACGCCAACGGATTCTAGAGGCACCCACCGACGAGTTCCGCGCGCCTCGCCGAGGCGGTCGCGACCCGGCCGCATGGTATACGCCACCACCACCGATAACCCGGCGGCACAGCCGATTTCCACCCGCGTGTCGTGTCGCGTGTCACGCCCGCGGTGCCGCGTGCCGTCCGCGCTGCGCACCCGCCGCGGCGACGTCAGCCGTCATCCCGCAGGACGTACGCGCACCCGCCGCGGCGACGGCGGCCGTCATCCCCGAGGGGTACGCGCACCCGCTGCGGTGACGTCAGCCGTCGTCCCGGAAGGGGGTACACGCACCCGCCGCGGCGACGGCCGCCGTCACCCCGCAGGGGGTACACGCACCCGCCGCGGTGGTGATGAGGGGAACCACCGCGGCGGGGCGTTCCGGGTCAGAGCAGCCAGGGGTTGGCGCTGCAGACCAGGTCGGGGTGGGCGGCGGGGTCGAGGGCGTGCAGGGCGATCGAGACGGCGCGCGGGGAGTAGAGCATCGAGTTGTGGTCGGAGGTGTCGCTCGCGCAGCCGTCCTGCAACCACACATTGTCGACGGTCGCGCCGGGGCCCGCGGTGAGGAAGGTGCGCGCGGCCGGGGTGGAGACCTCGTCGAGCCGGTCGGCGACGATCGTGTAGTCCACGCCCGGCTCGGTGTCGCCGCCGTCGTTCAGTGCCGTCAGCACGGGGGAGCCGATCAGCTGCTCGATTCCGGCGTGCCCGATCAGGTCCTCGGTCGGCCGGGTCAGGTTCAGCCCCAGTCGCGCCTGCAGGATGCCGAGCAGATTGCCCAGGCTCGACAGCGTGGTGCCGTGATTGGTGGCGCCGAAGGTGATCAGGTGCTTCACCTTGTCGCCGCTCGGATCGGCGGGATTCGCCCCGCCCTCGAACTTCAGATACTGCCGGGCCACCACGCCGCCCTGCGAGTGGCCGATCATGTCGACCTGCGGGGCGCCGGTGGCCGCCAGCACCCGATCGACGAAGACCGCCAACTGCTTCGCGGAGTCCTCGATGGTGCCGGTCGCGCCGATGGTCGGCTGGACCAGCCCGGCTCCCGGCACGTCGGCGCGGCCGTAATTGAAGGTGAACACGCAGTATCCGGCCTTGGCCAGCTGCGGCGACATGTAGGAGTAGGCCCCGAACGCGCTGGCCCAGGTGCCGTGCACGAGCACGACCGGGCGCGGATGCGCGGCGTCGGGGCGACAGGCCCAGTCGTTCGAACCCTGCGGTGCCACATCCGGATTCACCAGCCCGTAGGCGAAGGCGGCGGCCTCGTCGGTGAACACCGGCCCGTAACCGACGGTATCGGAGCTGTGCGATCCCGGGTCCGCCGCGGCGGTTCCGGTGGCCGGACCGAGGACCGCGAGGGCGAGGGTGGTGATGATCGCCGCGGGCGCCGGGAGGCGGCGAATAATTCGTCTCATGATTCGTGCCTTTTGATACTGCGTGTACGGAAAATGGTCTGAAATTAGACTGGTCGGCCGTCCAGTTGTCGAAAAGCTAGCAGCAAATTCTGGGTTATGTATGTGTGACCGTACTCACCGGAATTGCCCTAGTAGCTGCGGAAAACGGCCTTCACCGGGCGAAGGTCTCGGTGCTCACCGGGTGAGACGGGAAAATGTGTTCTAGAAAACATCACTTTCACTCGGAAGTAACAAACAGGCAAACAACTCACTAAGCGCGAATTATGTGACCATGCTGGATCGTTGATCCGAAACGCCCTTGGCGCCCTTTCTCGTTATCCCGGCGTGCTTTTGGCCGGGATCGGCAAGGTGAGGATCGCCAGCGTCCCGCCTCCCTCGGCGGGCTCGAGAGTGGCTGTGCCGCTGTGGATCTGGGCTACCCAGCGGACGATGGACAGGCCGATGCCGTGGCCGCCGGGGGAGCCGGTGGCGCCGTGGGTGAAGGGGTCGGGGAGTTCGGGGTGCAGGCCGGGGCCGTGGTCGCGGACGGTGACTCGGCCCGCGGCGACGGTCACCTCCACCGGTCCGCCGCCGTGCACCAGCGCGTTGTCGACGAGATTGCGGACCGCCAGCGTCAGCAGGTCCGGATCCGCTTGCACCACAGCGGGTTCGGTGGTCAGGCGGACGTCGGCGTCGCCGCACTCGGCGACCACCCCCTCCACCAGCTGGTCCAGCCGCAGCTGCATGGTGTCCAGCGCCGCCACCCCGGTCTGGGTGCGGGCGCGGGCGAGTAGGCCGGTCACCAGTCGGCCCATCCGGTCGGCGAGGCGGCGCACATCGGTGAGCGCCGCGGTGGCATGGTCGGGTTCGCGCAGTCCGGCGGTGGCGTGCAGGCGCAGCGTCGCCAGCGGGGTGCGCAGCTCGTGCGCGGCGTCGGCGAGGAATCGCTCCTGATCGTCGAGCAACCGCACCGCCGACCGCATGCTCACCCCCGACAGCAGATGTCCGGCCAGCCCGGCGAGCACGATCAGCGCCGCGCCCCCGAGCTCCAGCGACAGCACCAGATTGCGGTGGTCGGCGGTGGACGGCGCGGGATCGGCGGCGGCGACGATGACGGCCCCGATCGCGGCCTCGGGATTCCAGATCGGATCCGCGGTGGCGCGCATCGCCTTTCCCCGCGTATCGGTGACGGTGCGGGTGATCCGATTCTCCGCGGTGGCCGCGTCGGCGGCGAAACTCGCCAGCGCGGGAACCGGCGGCAGCTGCTGGCGGCGATGGCCGAACTGCTCGTGCCACTGCCCCGTCTTGTCCCTGGTCAATACCGCGACCGCCACCGTGCCCTGCGCCAGGTCATCGTCGCGCAGCGCCGCCAGATCGACGCTGCCGTCGTCGTTCCAGAACAGCTCCCGCTCCAGCCCGGTCGCGACCCGATCGATGCGATCGTCCAGCGCCCGGTGCCGCGAGCGGCCGTCGATGGTGGCGGCGAAGATCCCCATGGCCACCAGGCAGATCGCGGTCAGCGCGGTGAACAGCGCGGTGAGCACCCGCCGGGTGCGGCGCAACCGGGCGACGGCCGGTCGCGGATCCCCGGTCACGGCGCGATGGTGAAGCCGACGCCGCGGACCGTATCGATCAGCGCGGGCGTGCCGAGCTTGCGGCGCAGCTGGGCGATCACCACGTCGACCACGTTCGAGGCGGGCTCGGCCATCTCGTCCCAGCAGCATTCGATGAGTTCGGAGCGGGTGACGACGGTCCCGGCGCGCGCGGCCAGCAGCTCCAGCACCCCGAACTCCTTGGGCGTCAACGTGAGTAGCACCCCGGCCCGCTGCACCCGCCGCCGCGGCCGGTCCACCACCAGGTCGCGCACCTGCGTGCGGGTCGGCGCGGGCCGCTCCTGCCGCCGGCACAGCGCCCGTACCCGCGCCGCCAGCTCGTCCAGGTCGAACGGCTTCACCACGTAGTCGTCGGCGCCGTGGGCGAAACCGTCGAGCCGGTCGGCGAGCCCGTCGCGGGCGGTGAGGATCAGCACCGGCGTGCGCTGCCCGGACTCCCGGTGCGCGCGAACCAGATCCAGCCCGTCGCCGTCGGGCAGGCCGCGGTCGATGATGAGGCAGTCGTACCGGTTGACCGTGATCTTCAGGTCGGCGTCGGACATGTCGCGCGCCAGATCGACCGCGAAGCCCGCCGCCCGCAGCCCGGCGGCGACCTCGTCGCCCAGTTCCCGGTCGTCCTCGCACACCAGTACGCGCATCGTCCTCATTTCAGCACAGTCACCCCCGCCCGCTTCGGGCACGACGATCCGGCGCGCGCGTCGCACATGGCTGCACCATGCCAGCTGGTTCGTGAGGAAACCGTGAGCGGTCGGTTCGCGCGCAAGCTTCTGTTAAGCCACCGGCAGGCGCCGTGCCCGATTCTCGGTGTGCGGCGGGAGATCTCGTCGCACCGGGCGGAACCAGCCGGAAGCATCGTGCGGGAGCCGCCGCCGGAGACGAAAATAATCAACGCCCGAACCGCTCGACGGCGATGAATCGAGTAGTTCGCTACGCAGGATCTGATAACAGTGGGGGCGGAGGATCACGGTTATGAAACGACTGGTGGTGTGTTGCGACGGCACCTGGGGCTCCGAGAGCAACCCGACGGTGTCCAACATTGTCAAGATCGCCGAGTCGGTGCGCATGAGTACCACGGTGGACGGCGCGCGCGTCGGCCAGCGTGTGTTCTATGTCGACGGCCCGGGATCGCGGGGGTACCTGGCCGACAAGCTGCTCGGTGGCGCGTTCGGGTACGGCCTGGACGCCAACCTGGCGACCATGTACTGGCAGCTGGCGCTGAACTGGGAGCCCGGGGACGAGATCTACGTCTTCGGCTTCAGTCGCGGCGCCTACACCGCCCGCAGCCTGGCGGGCCTGATCAACCGGCTGGGCCTGCTGACGGCCGAGGCGATGATCGACAAGAAGTATCCGCAGGCGCTGCGAATCTACCGGCAGCGCAAGGATCATCCCGACGATCCGGACCCGCAGGAGTGGGTGCGGTTCCGCGAGGAGAACTGCGTCTACCCGGTGAAGATCAAGTTCATCGGCGTGTTCGACACCGTCGGCGCGATGGGGGTGCCGGGCCTGACCTCATGGCGCTACCGCTTCCACGATGTGCGCCTCGGGCCGTACGTGCAGTGCGCGCGGCACGCGCTGGCCATCGATGAGCGGCGGCGCATGTTCGCCCCCTGCCTGTGGGAGGTCACCGATGAACTCGACGTGCCCCAGCAGCGGCCGGACCGGGTCAAGCAGGTCTGGTTCGAGGGCGTGCACACCGACATCGGCGGCGGCTACGACGACTCCCGGTTGTCGGACATCACGCTGCGCTGGATGGTGCGCGAGGCGAAGAAGGAGGGCCTCGAGTTCGACCAGGACCGGATGGACCAGCTCACCGAGCGCGACAACTTCGCGGCCACGCTCTACCCGCACAAGTCGCTGACCGTCGCCTACCGGCTGCTGAACCTGCTGGGCCTGCTGTTCCACCCGCGCAGCCGCCGCTTCTACCGCAGCTCCTGGCGGCGGCTGGAGGCCCCCGGCGACCAGAAGATCTACCTGGCCTCCACCGTCCGCCGCACCGAGCACTACCGCCCCCCGAATCTCGAACGCTGGGAACAGGAATGCGGCCTCCCCGTCCCCACCGAACAGATCCACCCCGTCACCGGCGAACTGTCCGCCGACGACTTCCGCGAGCCACTGACCGCCTGACCCCGGCCAAAAGCGCGCCGGGGCAAAGAGAGATTCACCGCCGGGGCAAGGAGAGATTCATCGCTGGGGCAAGGAGAGATTCACCGTCGGGGCAAGGAGAGATTCACTGTCGGGGCAAGGAGAGATTCACTGTCGGGGCAAGGAGAGATTCATCGCTGGGGCAAGGAGAGATTCATCGCCGGGGTGACGGATGGTTCACCGCCGGGACGACGGGGGTCTTCCGTCATCCCGGCGTGGGCTTTCTTCCGTGATCCCGGCGTGCTTTTGGCCGGGATCAGCGGACCAGCAAGGCCACCGGGAGGCGGGCGAAGAGTTTTTCCATGCGGGCGTGGCCCTGGAAGGTGTGGCCGGTGAGGCGGTCGGTCCAGGTTCCGGAGGGGAGATCGACGGCGGTGTCGGACCAGCCCGTGTCGGCCAGGGCCACGCTGTGGCGGGTGGCGGCCACGATGACCTGCGGGGGCTCGCCGATCCGGCCGCGGGCGTAGCAGATCACGCGCCGGGCCTGGTCGCCGGTGGCGAACAGCGGGAGGTAGGCGCCGCCGACGAAGCAGTCCGGGCGTTCGCGGCGCAGCCACAGCGCGTACGCCACGATCCACATCTTCGCCGCGCCGGTGGCATCCAGTTCCGGTGTGCCGGTGAGCGATTGCAGCATGCCCAGGCGGTGGCCGAAGTCGACCGGGCGGCGGTTGTCCGGATCGACCAGCGCGTCCTCCCACAGCTCGCTGCCCTGGTAGAGGTCGGGGATGCCGGGCGCGCACAGCTGTAACAGCTTCTGCCCCAGCGCATCCGACCAGGCGTGCGGGGCCAGCCGGGTCACCAGCTCGGTCAGTTCCGCGCCGACCGGGCCGTCGACGACGGCGTCCAGCCAGCGGTGCAGCTCGGCCTCGAAGTCGAGATCGGGCTCCTCCCAGGAGGATCGGATACCGGCCTCGCGAACGGCCTTCTCCGCGAAGGCGTGCAGCCGCTCGCGCAGCCCGGGGGCCGCGGCGGCGGAGCGGCCGTCGGCGGGCCACACCCCGAACATGTTCTGCAGCAGGAACAGTGCGGTCCCGGCGTCCGGCGGCGGGGTGATGTCGTTCCATGCGGCCACCGCGTCCGCCCAGGTGTCGGCCACCTGCGAGAGCACGCCGATGCGGGCGCGCACGTCCTCGCCCCGCTTGGTGTCGTGGGTGGACAGCGTGGTCATGGTGGCCGGCCAGCGTTGCGCGCGTTCGGCATTGGCGAGGTGGAAGTCCAGCAGCGAGTGGCCGAAGCGGTCCGGGTTGCCGCCCACCTCCTGCAGCGACACCAGCCGCGCGGCCTGATAGAACA encodes:
- a CDS encoding esterase/lipase family protein; translation: MRRIIRRLPAPAAIITTLALAVLGPATGTAAADPGSHSSDTVGYGPVFTDEAAAFAYGLVNPDVAPQGSNDWACRPDAAHPRPVVLVHGTWASAFGAYSYMSPQLAKAGYCVFTFNYGRADVPGAGLVQPTIGATGTIEDSAKQLAVFVDRVLAATGAPQVDMIGHSQGGVVARQYLKFEGGANPADPSGDKVKHLITFGATNHGTTLSSLGNLLGILQARLGLNLTRPTEDLIGHAGIEQLIGSPVLTALNDGGDTEPGVDYTIVADRLDEVSTPAARTFLTAGPGATVDNVWLQDGCASDTSDHNSMLYSPRAVSIALHALDPAAHPDLVCSANPWLL
- a CDS encoding sensor histidine kinase, with protein sequence MTGDPRPAVARLRRTRRVLTALFTALTAICLVAMGIFAATIDGRSRHRALDDRIDRVATGLERELFWNDDGSVDLAALRDDDLAQGTVAVAVLTRDKTGQWHEQFGHRRQQLPPVPALASFAADAATAENRITRTVTDTRGKAMRATADPIWNPEAAIGAVIVAAADPAPSTADHRNLVLSLELGGAALIVLAGLAGHLLSGVSMRSAVRLLDDQERFLADAAHELRTPLATLRLHATAGLREPDHATAALTDVRRLADRMGRLVTGLLARARTQTGVAALDTMQLRLDQLVEGVVAECGDADVRLTTEPAVVQADPDLLTLAVRNLVDNALVHGGGPVEVTVAAGRVTVRDHGPGLHPELPDPFTHGATGSPGGHGIGLSIVRWVAQIHSGTATLEPAEGGGTLAILTLPIPAKSTPG
- a CDS encoding response regulator transcription factor; amino-acid sequence: MRTMRVLVCEDDRELGDEVAAGLRAAGFAVDLARDMSDADLKITVNRYDCLIIDRGLPDGDGLDLVRAHRESGQRTPVLILTARDGLADRLDGFAHGADDYVVKPFDLDELAARVRALCRRQERPAPTRTQVRDLVVDRPRRRVQRAGVLLTLTPKEFGVLELLAARAGTVVTRSELIECCWDEMAEPASNVVDVVIAQLRRKLGTPALIDTVRGVGFTIAP
- a CDS encoding DUF2235 domain-containing protein, whose amino-acid sequence is MKRLVVCCDGTWGSESNPTVSNIVKIAESVRMSTTVDGARVGQRVFYVDGPGSRGYLADKLLGGAFGYGLDANLATMYWQLALNWEPGDEIYVFGFSRGAYTARSLAGLINRLGLLTAEAMIDKKYPQALRIYRQRKDHPDDPDPQEWVRFREENCVYPVKIKFIGVFDTVGAMGVPGLTSWRYRFHDVRLGPYVQCARHALAIDERRRMFAPCLWEVTDELDVPQQRPDRVKQVWFEGVHTDIGGGYDDSRLSDITLRWMVREAKKEGLEFDQDRMDQLTERDNFAATLYPHKSLTVAYRLLNLLGLLFHPRSRRFYRSSWRRLEAPGDQKIYLASTVRRTEHYRPPNLERWEQECGLPVPTEQIHPVTGELSADDFREPLTA